The sequence atgaaaacaatggtgaaattgaacgaattgggctttgatctgcttccccatactcgccagatttagcccccagtgactactggctctttgctgatcttaaaaaaatgctccagggaaaaagatttggttcaaatgagggggttatcgttgaaactgaagctaattttgaagcgaaagataaatttttttataaacgtggtattgaaaaattggaaaaacgttggaactattgtatcaccctaaaaggtgattatgttgatgaattaaaaaaaatttgcaaaaaaaaaatgttgtttccattgttagtctcgggacttattgatccatgtgttatgagaaaattttaggatttgaattgttacgatacctaacaacctatacattctattgtaaaaagcatgttcacaattatttgaatagtgtataaccgacgacacgacctgccactcggctatcaaaactgtatcgcaaatttaactacccctcagtaactggtaatgtcaaaatgacatcgcttgaaaaaatgttggaactggcaacacaagttggtaaattattgattttgaaaaacagttaccagtagccttggtaactacatatggaatgtaaacaaaaacaagagattctcacttaaaacgaaaccactgagtgtagttggcccgctggcaggtactaaatttattctttcagagatTTGCCATAGctgcataatctgccatagcgattgtgtcgtatgccgctttgaagtcaatggcgcGTTGTATTCTTGACACTGttggagtacttgtctcataacgaatatgtaattcgtagtggcgtaccgtaccggcaacgcaaattattcaccaccaaaaatttgatttcggttgtttaaggcaataaaaaacttctcgtgtgttatCTTCAGGGGGAATATATTCGTCTAACTAAGCAAAAAACTAGTCCACCAAGCcgattgaatgtagattttttgaTAACTCGCTCCAGGCGACTTGTAACtcaactacacacttaaaaccatttcttgagctcggcaaaataaaatgccgaaactgatcagcaacacctaaatttgctgattgctcagtaatcaatacgcatgtttctgaacttcgttaaatgcattcactgatatttcggtaaaatgcttcactttgccgaaatttggcataattgcttgctgaatttatcagtaaacaacagatataccgacatcagcagagacgtttgccgagatttcggaatatgcgttagctgttgccgagattcagcacgacacctgtcatttattgccgcgttagaTTTTCGCTtagcattgcgcgattattttctgatgaaattctcgagtaaaaaaatggataatcttcgaagaaacgtggaaccacttgcaagtaaaaatattgaataaatatagtgacatgtttcgctttataaaaagcgactttatcagatcacattatgagggaaaaacacccaacacggggctcaaagagtcctcgagacaaaactttgcaggatatgcgaaaaaataacccaatgcatggacaaattcaatagatcaaagtaagtttattttttgaacaataccgtatatgcatcattaaatattgaaaatttttgtatatttatttttattttcatatttccagctcgactcaaggtggccgcatccggaaacaCCGCTTTTTGTtatacatgttttcaggtagaggctttaagcactactggcaacaaatttttaagcctcctttaagtgttaataaaatgaatttttaatgtttagaaattacaaacaaaattaattgattagATTTTTAatcactgatgattcggtaatttttttttttcattttttcgttttattggattgccgaatattcagcgaacgtttcactgagcaaacagtaaatcttatgctggcgatttcggcaatatttgacgtttgtcaaatttgagggtgccgagacgctcagttattttatttttgccgagatgattgctgattactcggctgtgcgaatctcggcatttttttgccgagactcagctaaaaaatttaagtgtgtagtaatGATACTAACCGAATAATCATAATCCATCATAATTTCTTGGTGTGAGGGCAATTTTGAACGCCGTTTATAAGGCGTCGACTTGCACTATCAGGAATTGTATAAATGTTTCCCAAGCTTCATACGATGCCAACTCTTCCTCAGCGAGGTTGTGATTGTGATTGATAAATTGGTCAACCCACGGATGCAAACgaggtttaaaaaaattttacacgTGCCTGTTCAACGTCACTAGTTTGTAATCGCCCTTGCTGAATTGAactttgaagtgccgattgggcTAGATCTATGTAACCGGCAGGGTAACCAGATTTCAGAGCtgatttcaaagcatttatgAAGTCTTATTCCGAGCAACTAGATGCGTTATTAACAACAGCACACACTCCGTCTAGCGATTGCGTTCCATTTGAACGTCGAATGCACTtccgaataatgaaaaatacatcATCCAACATGCTGGAGCATTGCTGCCCCGTTTCAATGCTATTCAAAATTATCGCTTTCAGGACGCTTTCTTCCATGAAATAACgctcaaaaagtaaatatttccCAAGAATTTCCAGCATTTGCGTACTCAATCGGGACCTTTCAATCAACTCATTTAAGGTTTTTAGCTTCGTTTCCTAAGTATTTGGTTCCAgagaacttttttcgagatcGAAATAAAAACACAAAGTGATTAGAAATTCATTTTTACGAATTAGAATATCATTTACACTCACGAAgcaagttttttgaaaaatattattaataacCATGAAATGTGGAAATATTCCACAACTGTTTCtaaatgtttgtttatttattctggtgctccaTGGTAACTACTTCATAGCAActcaaacagtgttgctcgacttgttagtttttgtcattttcaaggggtcgctatatttatggtaactggtggtaaatcgctcacgaacactttttattccgatttttcttcggagtgtctggtcatgTCGtcggtataacaatacattaaaatatttttcgatgatCAAAGCAAAATTctggaaggttttgtaacagcaaatcgtattttttctacaatatttattATTCGGGATGCTAAGTCATTTGAAGTTATGCTTGCTCCGTGTGTCTACTTGTTTCACAGTTTCAGTCGTCAATAGTGAGCAAGGTTGAATGAATAGGGCAGCTTGATGACAGAAAATTTTTACAACCGGAATAATAAACAGAGAGTAGCTATTATCATTTAAGTTTTCAAGTATCTTAAGCAAGtggaaatattttgttttaatttttgtgGAATGCATTGAAGTGTCAAATTCTTATGTTATAGCATAGGAATTTCACAGTTCGTTTGGATCCCTAGGAAGTTTGTAATGAAATGCGGTTGAGTGGAAAAGATtgaattttaaattgttttctAGTTTCGTGTAGTGCACCTGAGAACGCGTTCCAAAGTAGTCAGTAGAACAGAACGTGTTCACTGGCTATTGTATATTGTTTCAAGACTCGAAAACCTCGAAAACGAACTACGATTAGAAGTATGACACCAAAGCAAACGCACGTGCCGTTGTTtaattgttattgaatttttaaaaataaattacactTCCGGTGAAGCTCTCAAAGTGTTAGCATATCGTTTCGCACTAGTGCGATAAAATTTTGTGTATTTCTGTTCgcggaagaaaaattttttctcgTCCTAGAGTGGATCCGTGTGGCGACGCCGCGAAACATCATCGGGAGTCAATGTAAAAGAATTTACaatcgaaaaatataaaataatcgaaaataataatacaaccaaacataacctacaagaaaataaatgaacaacacgtgcaaaaaacacaatcgaattaaaacacaaaattaaattataaacAAACAATACAAAGGCAAGATGGGCCATTACTGGCCTTAGCCTGTCACGTTAGTGacacagcaaataaaaaaaaaaaaaaaataaattaggcTTGATCCACTGCTTGCAATAATTGGTAGTGCTCTGGAACAAACTGGAATAGAGTAGTTCGTTTCTTGTTGCAACTAGTAACAAACAAAAGCAAACAGGAAATTTATCGCACTTCAGAAAAAATATAAAGTAAACCTACTGATTGTTGCTGAAGTAATTCCTTCCAACATGACCACAGATCGGAAGTTTGTAGACCTTGGTCTGAAATCATGGATAACAAAACAAATGGAGAAACTAGGTATGTTCTATTGCAGGTACTCGGATGATCCATTTAATTGATtatattttcaataggacttcgACGCCCAACACCAATTCAGGCAGCGTGTATTCAACCAATCTTAGAAGGGCGCGATTGCATAGGTGCAGCTAAAACTGGTTCTGGAAAAACATTCGCCTTTGCACTGCCTATATTGCAGAAGCTTAGTGAAGAACCAACGAGTAATTTTGCGCTTGTTTTGACACCGACTCATGAACTGGCTCATCAAATAGCGGAACAGTTTTCGGTGGCAGGGCAGCCAATGGGCGTTAAAGTTTGCGTAGTGACCGGTGGTACAGATCAGCTACTCGAAGCACAACGATTACAAAATCGACCACATATTGTAGTAGCAATGCCAGGACGATTGGCTGCCCATTTGTCCGGATGTAATACTTATTCATTCCGGGCCTTACAATTCTTAGTTGTCGATGAAGCCGATCGTGTTCTAAGTGGAAATTTCGATGAAGATTTAGAAGTAATAGAAAGGTTTGTTTGTTATGAATAGCCATTTAATTATGAATtgatggttttttttctctgtagaTTTTTGCCGAAAACGCGacagaatttgtttttttctgcTACTTTGAAAGAATTGAGCCGAGAAAACAACGTGTTTCCGATTAACACGAATGCTTTCGAGTGGTCTGAGGAAAGCAGTGTGGCAACAGTAGAAACACTAGATCAACGATATATTCTTTGTGCAGACTATGATAGGGATATGGTGTTGATTGAAACTTTGCGAAAGTTCAAGGAGGAACACGAAGCTGCCAGTGTAATTATTTTTACCAATTCCAAAAAGGATTGTCAAGTGCTGTCGATGACATTGAGCACTATTGGATTCAACAATGTATGTCTTCACGGATTCCTGCGACAGAAAGAACGAGTTGCGGCTCTAAGCAGATTCAAATCGAAGCACGTTCGAATTTTAATAGCAACCGATGTTGCCAGTCGCGGTTTGGATATTCCGAGCGTCCAACTGGTTCTAAATCATCGATTGCCAAAGGTTGCTAATGAGTACATCCACAGGGTAGGTCGCACAGCCCGTGCGGGACGAAGTGGTTTGGCCATTTCTATTTTCCGGTTTCCCCGAGACTTGGAGTTTCTTGGAGAAATAGAGACACTTATTAATACTAAGCTGACGGAACATCCGATCGATCAACGTCTGGTGGAGCGCATCTTCATGCAAGTCAGTGTGGCTCGTAGGGAAGCAGAAATGAACTTGGACAATAAAGATTTCGACGAGCGACAAAATAATTACAGACGAAAGAAGTGGATTGAACAAGGGCTGGATCCAGACGAGATGGAAGAAAAATggaaacaggaaaaggaatcACGAGCCGCTCAGAGGAAAATGCGTTTAAAATTGGAAAACGAGGAACGAAAAAGAATAGCAAATTTGGAGCTCAAAGACGAACGATTTTTAGAAGCAgtggaaaataaaaaattcaaaaaacgaaaatttgtcAAGGCGGATCAGTTAGATGAGTTGattgaaaagaaaaacaaaactaaCGTTTCTTCGAAAAAAGGCAAATCCaaaaaaagaagcttaaataaatTGATCAAATAACGAAAAATTGCCTTTTCTTCAGGTACTCGAAAGACAATCATCTCTATTCtgcatttcgttcgaatcggattatttcgatcaaatgtgaaaatttcagttcTGTGATTCGTACGGATAACTCGAACTCGTACAAGGTACagaaagcaaaatttcgcatttgATCAAAATACAGAAAAGGGATGGAATTAATCTTTAAATACCTTTAAAAAATCTCCGAATGATCGATTGTTTGTACATAGACGGCGGTGATATTTAATACATAATCTAAAAATGAACTATCTTAAACCATACAATATATTTTCCTCATTCGACGGAATGAACAGCTCCCATCCAAGTAAGAAAATCCCCAAATTAGCATAAACATACATTTGTTTACTTCTTGGCGGCTTGTCCGACCTTGGCCTTCTTGGTACCGCGCACCTTCTTCATACGGTTCTTGCGTTCCTTGCGCTGTTTACGGGtcatcttcttcttttcatataGTCCGTGACGACCCAGGCGGTGTTTTGGTTCAAACTTTTTCGCGAAGTCTAATGTGTCGTAGATCAGCGCGAATCCCGTCGACTTTCCACCACCAAAGTTGGTGCGGAAACCGAATACGAACACTACATCTGGAGTAGTTTTGTACATGGCAGCCAGTTTATCCCGAATTTCCTTTTTGGGCACCGAAGCTAGACCTGGATGCAGGACATCGCAGATCATTTGCTTGCGGCACAGCAGACGGTTCGTCATGAAACGACGGGTACGGATAGTTGCAGTTGACATTTTGTGGTTCctgtgaaaataaaaataccAATGTTAATAATTCATAACCGACAATACTATTTCAAGTAACACAAGCAAACAAACATCACAATTCTATTCCAAAACCATAACCTCATATTGGCTCTCCAAATAGGAAACGTGCAATAGTTAATTCGATAATTTCGCGTAACAGCattgtttttattataaaatatgatATTCAATAGACAGGGCTTCGATTAAATTGTTAGATTTATGCAATCCACTTAGAAATTAACAACAATAACCACCTTTTTGAACTAAATGATGACAAACTACCTCACGTCTTCGCGAAAGCACTTCAGGAAAAAAGAAAGATTCTTAGGGCATGCATGCTAGCTTACTGACAACTAAATTTTGTAATGTTGGTATTCATGCTTAATGACAGTGATATTGAAACACCGGTGGGATAATttcaagcagagatgccagattaaaAGACAAGTAGAAAAGTTGTCGAATTGAAAGAATATTCCATTATAAATAAGAATGCTAACAATAATAAAACAATCGAGCGTTAAAATGTGGTAATGGCCAGCTGAATGTcatatatgatcagcaattcacGAGGAAACTTTCAAATCCTAACCGAAAGATAAATAAGAAGGTATATTACGCTTATAataagttactcagagtttgagtaccagcaagcacatcatattaacaagatatccagctttcacatttcccgaacaaatcattggcaacaacattttttgcgagcatggcgccctcaagcgagtccgcatcgaatctcgtacacagaagtaggggagagaaatgtcaaattcgtgcgcgccaaaatagcagggctgcgcacccatacaattgatatgatatgttgaatgtgatgccgtgcgatggagttgctgaactgaaaattgatttcgctccaagctgacagggtctgctcttACTCTAAATTTAAGTGTAACGTAAGAACTCATTTTTAGCTCACTATTGAAGAGATCAGTTTTAAAGACATAATTACGATTTTCGGAAACGGGCCATTTTTTTGTATTCGCGTACTTTTATTTCGCTGTTTATTTGTATCAGTATCTGCTGTTGATTTACTGTCTTGAAGTGagaaatttctttcaatagtcaacggaataataaataaataggaAAAATTTATGCACTTCGTATCCATTACTCAATATTTATTCGGCAATTATATTCAGTTTAGTCATAAATATAACAATTTTAACGAAATTCTcgatttctcaacgaaattggaGTACTAATTACTTAATTCTCGGCTTAAATGAGCATATTTtacttaaacatttttttcagtggaagaactgaagattgagtaaCTAAGGGCACTGAATTAGAGTTGTTCTTCTTTTACTACAGATGAGTATGATTCTACTTCTTTttgtgtaacttttttttaagcgGGTCAGTTAGGTATATTAGGTCCATTCGAAATCGACCATgtattttaatttattattcgaaaatcggtattgTGTGTTTAGCAGCTTTTGACAACTATTTTaacttcaaacgaaaaaaatatttgtatgtTTGAAGTGGGTTATATATTAGTTTTCAGTATTACATTACCAAAAGTTATATGATTTGGTAAGCGGGAAGGTTAAAAATGCATTTCTCTCCACTTTCCACCTGTTAGTGATTCCGGCAGCCGCAGAAATCTGACGGGATCTAGTCAGACATCTAGGGAATCTAGGcacctagtttttttttatcctcATGAAAGTCTATGTAATCAGTTTTCGGCTAGAACGAGAACGAGAACGAGAACGCCTCGAAATAGTGTCGATTTATATTAAACATCAGTCAGTTGGTCAGTTGTGTTAATCTGTCGTGAATATCGTCGAAAATATTGTGGCAGTACAGCGTCCAACAGTTCGGTTCATGTTCAAATCTAACGAAACAATCAAGGTCAAGCACATTGTGTCAGCGTAAATATTTATAAAAggtttgaaaaacatttttttttccaataagATTATACTACTTGCCATACAGCATACGCAACAATAGACTGTGTTGAATATTATGAATAACTTTTTTGAATTCCTCACGAATTGTATTTTCATAgttatttctattttttattcgtGATCGGCTATAGATGAGCAATAAATTCTGATCATTTTCTCACCATACTAATCGGTCCTTCGCCGATTTCTTACAAACGAAGACAAACGTTGACTTTTGTCAGACCCCTCCCCCTCACCCCAGTGAGTCTACGTGGTTGGTGAACGGTCCCAAATAGTCTTATTGAAACGTTTTCAATTTAGGTTAGGTATCTAGGTAGATTCATTCGGGTCCATTCTGAATGATTTGAGTAATTTACAAAAGAGCACAACGTTTACGTCGCATATTGGCGAAGGTATAATTACCCAAACTACCCTCAACAATCAAACCATACGACAATTTGAAACAAGCACTTTCTGGAAAGTGTGCTACTTcaacaaaatatgtttgtttGAGTTTATTACATTTACGCTTCATAAAAAGTTTACTATGATCAGAGATGCAGAGAAAAATTCAACATGTTTCGTAGAGTGTAgggttattgtaccaatagcAATCTCATCAGTAGAGTCgccaaataattttgaagagctcgattttcatattttcgtaTTTCACTGCCGCGCTCTCAAGAatatagggctattgtaccaatagcaATCTCATctgtagaattgtcaaattattCTGAAGAACTCGATTtgaaatcaacgaattgtggtaaaatcggatacaatatctttgtttCGGCTCTAAGATAACCGCTTtaagcaataccgcagaaaaaatagttcgaaaattgttcaatactgctgtctTAGCGACGCGAAGACTTGAAGTGAATGAACCAATTTGGATCTTACCATTAAGGTCAATCTAACGAGCAGAGCCagaagatctcactctaactaatagtttttgtatatgagatgactactgggacCGTAATCAACAACAACTGATTTTCGATTCCATATACTTATCTAGTTCAATATGTTGACTTCTTAAGTTAACATAGAATTCCAATGTCTAATATGCAACCTCAAGTCAGGGCACACAACTTTCAGTCTGGCAAAGTTTCGGGATACTATGATTTCGCCGCTCGGACACCAATGGAAAATGAcgttcaatgtcaacttccctttcgGAGCAGCCTAGGTAGCGGGGTAGTGTCGGTAGTGGTTCCCAAAATAAGTCCACCaagcaggtaagccgtgtggcatccgacgGAATAatttcaaccaagaattgatccactggtttcctgttccatgtcttaAAACGTattcgggtttttggttctctataaatggttgaatttgtGTATGAAGAGatcaaattgaaggatattctatcgtttctaacCCATTGTGGTAATGAGCTTCAGTCAGAGAGgtgcatcgttcttcctggataaAATGAATCTTTGCTGTATTGACCTTAAAAGGTGTTAGCAAATTGTTTGGCATCCATTATggagtaccgaatttacttcgtaaatatTGCGAATCTATTTGCATTCTCCAGGGAGTACATATTATTGTCACTTTTATAAAATCTATTAATCATTTCTGGGGGTTGAAGGTTTTATTAAATGTGcatctgcagatcgttcagcatcctttcgaagAGGCAGCACGATTTGTTTCTTTTGGTTTTGTACTGTTTTCAAACCTCACTCTCTTCACTGTTcctttccatgttccttttgtcCTTTCCTTCCCATCGGGAAAATAATAAGAAGTCAcgacaaggcacaaatctccaaataacaaaGGGAACTTGCCATTAgtactgattcctgattccacaTTTGAGCACATTAGTACTGATTCCTTGAATATCAGTGCAAATTCGTttctattataaaataaatgtatttcagtgttgatcatcaaatatctgcaaACAAGATTACCATTATATTTGTGATTTGTTCGTTGATTAGTAAACGAtcatctcgtcactgcaatTGAATATCTCAGACTGAAAAGTCTaaatttttcgttattttttgtgaaagctgtaataaattaggaaaatctgtattttgtattaaatctgtatgtgcATGTAAAAATTTATATTATACATGAATATATTTGTTAGTGAAAAAACTTCAAATAGCCAGAAATAAGACCCTGTTTCTAGCAAATGCACAAACCTTTATACAAGAATATTTCGGCAACTTCATTTGGAACAAAGAAGAAACCGGTATAAAGCAACCCTGAACTTGTGTCAACTGTCAGGCGTAGTAAAAAGCTTcttcgtattttttttcttttcttttcaatatttatgtCGATATTTTACTATTCTCGGCGTCTTCTACATAccgtaaccaacaaaaaaaaaactagattgTGTATGCGGCTTCACAACCGCTGTCGGTTGTAGTTGTGTCGTTTAGCTTGATTCCATTCATTCGCAATATGGCCGGCTCGGGAGTAGGATGCTTTCGTCGTCGTCGGCTATCGCGTATCGCGTAGAGTTTCTTCGGTGTTGAAGTATATATAGGGATCGGAAGGCTATACCAACTAATGGACGGGAGGAAAGTTTTAGATATCGAGTGCGAAGGGTTTCGGTTGCAAttgaagatagaaaaaaaaatgggcAAATGTGCTAAATTCGATTCTACTGAATAACTAAATTTGCTGAATAGTGGATGGAAATGCTGTTACAAATGTTTTGTGAATGAATGAGAAATATGGGATAACGGGTCGAAGCAAGATGAAAGGATTAAATTCGGCCGAGTGAAGATAGTGGTGATTTTTTGCCGAAGTGTGTAGCATTCGTGATTCTAGGCTAGCTGGGTTTCCAGCTGAAACGAAAAGAAAGAGCAGTGGGCGAGGCAAggaaaatcggtttttttttcgggaGGAAATTtgtatgttttcttgtttttgccTATCGGAAACCTGtgtttcagttgcaaaattggaAGTGTAATGATAATGATGAATATAGTAAGCGAACGAATTTGTTCGTGGAAGGGAAGCAGAGCAATAGGCACGGCAGGTGCTGTTAGCTGGCGACGAAATCTGATCATATGGGGAATTGTCTTGTCGCTAATGTTTACAGAGTGTTACAGCAGCCAAGGTAAGCAACAATAAAAACAGCAGGGGTACTGGCCACaacaaaagaatactagatataTTAAAACCCGATGCTGGAAAGAGAGAGAATGGAAGACTGATTGCAAACAAGTTTGTCAGTATGGTGTTATAGAGTGAAATGTGTGAATGGAATTCATTTGGCTTAGCTGTGTGGCATGAAAACAAGCCGAACAGGCACGAATTAACGCCGAGAAACTTAGTCTTATCGGCTTACTAATTCAATCGTCGGTCTACCGGGTGACCATACTATACTTGGCAGCGGGACCATTATCACCAatgattgtgaaaatcgataacCTTTGAAGCGTGTCCTTATATGTTACAAGTTTTGAGTAACTGGTTGACTTTCGCTGGCTAAAACCGATTTTGGGGGTTGAAAGCCTATTAGGTGATGTCTTGAAGGAAAACTATAAGTGCGAATCAACGCATGGAGCATGGTAAAATAACATTCGGAATACGCATCAACCAATAATTAGCTGTATATGAGCGCACATTGAGTAACACTGAACCGGAGACAATGTGTTAAGACTTCTATGTCGTTTAATTAAAAGTCAGTGTTGTATGTGAGATAAGATTCCACCCCGCTATCAATTCATCTGTTATTTTAAATCACTATTTAGTGTCAATGCGCTGATAAAAATTCAATCCGTTATCTTCTCACCAACAGCATAAAATCAATTGATTGCGCAGAGTTACTTATTTATTAAGCATAAAAAGACTAAATGTTATTATTTGAAAATGTTTATATTTAAGAAAACGATTGAAGTGGTCTATCGGATGTTTTTTCCTCTAAATTGAGGATCTGAGAGATATTGAAACTGTTTAATTTTAGTTTGCTATATCAACAATAATATGTCGTATGGCACTTCCAGTTTTTAGTTTGGATTATGTTTATCATTTAAATTCAACCAcgaatattgaaattttgagcCTACGATCGACAAATTATACTGCGATAGTGTGCGGTTCTACCAGCCAGTTGTCATTAAAAAACACATTTAAGTGAAAGGTTGCCATTGGTACTGACTTCTTATGTGCAAACAGCTACTAAATGTGCTGAAATAGAAGAAGCGAAAACTAACGGCCTAACTGAGCCCCATCAGCAGGAACCAGTTTCCAGAAATGGGCATAA comes from Malaya genurostris strain Urasoe2022 chromosome 3, Malgen_1.1, whole genome shotgun sequence and encodes:
- the LOC131437002 gene encoding probable ATP-dependent RNA helicase Dbp45A, coding for MTTDRKFVDLGLKSWITKQMEKLGLRRPTPIQAACIQPILEGRDCIGAAKTGSGKTFAFALPILQKLSEEPTSNFALVLTPTHELAHQIAEQFSVAGQPMGVKVCVVTGGTDQLLEAQRLQNRPHIVVAMPGRLAAHLSGCNTYSFRALQFLVVDEADRVLSGNFDEDLEVIERFLPKTRQNLFFSATLKELSRENNVFPINTNAFEWSEESSVATVETLDQRYILCADYDRDMVLIETLRKFKEEHEAASVIIFTNSKKDCQVLSMTLSTIGFNNVCLHGFLRQKERVAALSRFKSKHVRILIATDVASRGLDIPSVQLVLNHRLPKVANEYIHRVGRTARAGRSGLAISIFRFPRDLEFLGEIETLINTKLTEHPIDQRLVERIFMQVSVARREAEMNLDNKDFDERQNNYRRKKWIEQGLDPDEMEEKWKQEKESRAAQRKMRLKLENEERKRIANLELKDERFLEAVENKKFKKRKFVKADQLDELIEKKNKTNVSSKKGKSKKRSLNKLIK
- the LOC131437984 gene encoding small ribosomal subunit protein eS24, which gives rise to MSTATIRTRRFMTNRLLCRKQMICDVLHPGLASVPKKEIRDKLAAMYKTTPDVVFVFGFRTNFGGGKSTGFALIYDTLDFAKKFEPKHRLGRHGLYEKKKMTRKQRKERKNRMKKVRGTKKAKVGQAAKK